Sequence from the Parvicella tangerina genome:
ATGAAGGGTTGTTGTTCAATTCATTGAAGAGTTCATCTAAATTGGTGGGGTAATGATTGTTGTCAAACTTTACATTAGTCCGGATGCCAAGGTCGTGATCTGTTACATCACTTCTAACCCTACCCGTTCCACTTGGAGAATGATATCTCCCAAAATCGAAATACCGTGCTTTACCAGATTGGTGTTCAACCAAAACAATGGCAGCATGACCTACTTTGTAGTAACCCTCTTTATTGATCCCAACCAAAGACATTAAGGCATCATACCAAGCTCCTGCTTGCTTGCACTTCGTGTCTGGCCAGGCGATAACGATTGCAATTCCTTTTCCCATAAACGTGTACAGAGTTCAAATTTATTACATTTCCTGTAAACAGGTTAGCATTGTTCAGAAGTTAACGTCATTTGCAGATAATAAACGAACGGACTTCCTTCTAAAGGATTTCGTAGTTTTGAAGAAATGAAAATCTTAAGATCATACATAGCTTTAGTTGCTTGGTTGATTTCATCGCAGTTGTTTGGACAGGATGGGATTTACTATCTAAGGGTTGGTAATGAGTTCAGCATTAAATTCACGGATCAGACGTTAGAACGCTGCACTGATCAAATCTTCTTTGTGAAAGAAAATGATACCACCTTCACCTTTAATGAGCGATTAGACTATACAGAAATCGCCCAAACCATAAAACTCAAATTGAAGGTTAACTTCGACAGTGTAGCTGTTTTTGCAGGCTACGAAAACCGATATGGCGTTTCTATTTCCGAGACCGAAGGAGCTCTCATATACAATGGAAAGGAAAATGAAGCTAGTCACTTTTCAGGTTGGAAAAAGGCAAAAGTGTTGGATGCTAACAGAAAGTATAGTTTGTCATTTTTTGGTTTTGGTAAAGGTTTTGTGAATGATGCTCCTCCAGAAATGGAAAAAGACGAAGTGAGAAAGTGGTGCGAGGAACTGGACTGGTGTCCTGAAGGTCATGTAGCGGTTTATTGCTCAAGAATGATCGTTAAAGTGACCATTTTTTATGAAGGTAATGCACAGAGTTATTATCTGAATTTCGATCGGAGAGTTGGTGAATGCTAACCCTGCTACTTGTTGATATCTTTGATGATTCCCTTTTCAGATAAAAGGATGGCAATTGGTCTGGTTTGCGGAAACTCCGAAAAAACAATGATGGTGATCACGGTAATCGGCACACTCAAGATCATTCCTGTTACTCCCCAGATGGCTCCCCATATTGTTAAGGAAGCAATAGCTACCAATGGGCTAATATTCATACTGTTGCCCATTAGTCTGGGTTCAAGAATATTGCCAACAACAACTTGAATTGCTCCAACAAAGACAAGTACCATTATACCAGGAGTGAATTCGCCAAATTGCAGCAAACAAAATGTAGCGGGAAATAACGTGCCCACTAATGATCCAATGGTAGGAATAAAGTTGAGTAGGAAGATCAGAAAAGCCCAGAAAATGGGGGAGTCAATACCAATGATAATCAAAGCGATGTAGCTTGCAACACCAGTTATCAAACTGATAAGCGTTTTCATTCCCAAATAGGTTGTGACGGATTTTTGAATGTTGCCCAAGATATGAGATACCTTGTCATACTGTTCTGCTTTCGAGAAGGCATGTTGGAGCTTTGTTTTGAAAAAAACTTCCTCAAGAAAGATAAAAAGACCATAGATTAGGATCATAAATGCGCTTCCGAGGATATCCGTCAGTGAATCGAAAATAGAGCTAAGAATGGTTCCAAAATCCAAATCTCCAGATTGTCCCTTTAAAATAGACATGATGTCAATCCCAAATGCATCACTTGCTTGATCGATCAGCAAATCAATATTGGCTTCATATTTTTCGTAAGATTCAGCGAGATCCTGAATATTGGTAGAAATGACTTTTGAAGCAACCCCTAAGATGACTAAAATAATCAACGATGGCACCAGGTTTTTCAACCATGAAGGAAAACGTTTCTTAACGAAAGGAATCTTGTCAAACTGAATTCGCATCATCCGGACAATGAACCATAATAAAAGTGCAAAAACGAAAGGAATGATGAGACTTTGACCAAAAGACAAGGTCACCACAATAGCTATCAGAATGATCAGCGTGTATGCCGTTTTTTGTAACACAGGGCTAAGTTAATCAAAAGCACAAAGGATGTGAAAAAAATAGTTGCAGAGAGGAAGGGATTCGAACCCTCGAGACACTTGCGCGTCAACATGCTTTCCAGGCATGCGCCTTAAACCACTCGGCCACCTCTCTGTTTGGTTATGCAAAGCTACTAAAATGATCAAACTTAGTTGTCATGTTCCGTAAGAGATCTCCTCAAATAGATTTGATGTAACTTTGAGTCATGGAGACTCAATTGGGATTTACGCCTGTTCAACTGAAACATCACTTTAAGTTCGAACCAGAGGATGTCAGAGATTATTTTCGAGACGTTTCCTGTGATTATGAAAGGTTTTGTTTCAGCACGTATATCGGTCATTACCAAAATATGTGGGGTCATGAATCGTACGATATTAATGATCGTTCATCCATTGGAGATGTTTTAACCAGTAGTGGCATGACGAAGCTAGATGAGTTTTTAGATAAAAAGTATAGCTTCCCGATCAAGATCGTTTGGGAATATATTATTCGAACAAAGGGTGAGAGTCAAAAGGTTATTGTTTCTCTTACTGAGGAAATGGGTCAAGCTTTTATGCTTGTTGATGTAAAGGAAAATACTTCTGAAAAAGTTCCGCTGGCTGAGTTCGCAAATTACTACAGAAGAAATAGAAAGGGAAATGGCATCATGTCAAATTTTTCGAAAGAAATGATGAAAGAACTGGTAGTGGTATGCAGTCATTTGGGATACGATTTTGAAGAGGTGCACAATATGCGAATCAACAGAGAGGTAAAGAATTGGACAACGCGTGATCATTTTAGACAAATTCAGCTTTCGGATGATAAGAAAAGTGTCAGTGTATTTATTTGGGATAAGTGGGGAAACGCTGATTTTATAGAGAATAGAATACCCTTACCCATGAATTCAGAAGTCTTTCAGGAACATACGGATAATCATTATATCAGCTATATGTATCAAGATGTAAAGGTTTTCTTGAATTCATTGATGCACGAGAAAGAGTGGTATGAACCCAAAATTGAAAAGATTCGTAGCATTGAAAAGTCAAGTGGTGAGCCAGAAAGGAGAGAAGAACTGAAAGAGAATGAGGTAGCTCAAAAAGAGGAGTCAGAAGAGCGTGAAAATCTTGCCGAGGATGAAGCTGTTTTCCAAAGGATAGAACCAGACTATGAGCCTGTAGAAGTAAATGTTTATACGTTCAATTTTGATGAGGTTGAGGAGGACGAGGATATCCACCTTTTTAAACAGATCGGAAAAGAAATTTCATTTGGTTCTCAAATGAATATAAGTTACCAGGGAGTGAAACGAAAGAGTAATTATATCGTTATCCCTTTAACAAATGACCAAAACGAAGAGGTCTATATTTTTCCCAAAGCCGTCTACATAAAAGATGAGGACAACAGGGGAAGAGAGATTAAAAACTTGCCCAATGCAGTGATAAAGAAAAGATATGTAGTCGAAAGAGTTTTTGAATCGAAGACGAAGGTTTTGCTGTCTTTAGTGGAAAAAAGAGAGCAGACGGAGCATTTGTTTTTGGTGAATAAGGTAACGGGTGAACTGGAGAGTAGAAAGTTTTGAAGGTGTGTTTGAGCTCAAATAATCACTAACATTACGCACCTAATAACTAATCACTTTTGTCAGCTAACTCATATCAGAATTATACATAACTTTGTTGAAGTCTGTAGATTGGAGACGTTGTATGTGATTGAGTAATGCAGATGCTTTAAAGAAAGAGAAATGAGTTGTTCGAATTGTAGTAATAATAGTGGGGGTGTTCCTAACGGATGTAAGAGTAACGGAAATTGTGGCTCTGGAGGTTGTGATAGAATGGCCGTGTTCGATTGGTTGGCAGATATTCAAGTGCCTACTGGACGTTCAGTATTTGATGTGATAGAAGTGAGTTTTAAGAACGGTCGAAAAGGCTTTTATAGAAATGAAAAAGGCCTACAGATTTTTAAAGGAGATACGGTTGTCGTAGAAACTTCTCCCGGTCATGATGTTGGTATTGTAACTTTAACAGGTGAACTGGTTAAACACCAGATGAAGCGAAAAAATGTAAAATCCGCTCCGCATGAATTAAGAAAAGTTTATCGAAAAGCGACTGAAACTGATTTAGAAAGGTGGAAGGCAGCAAGGTCGAAGGAATATGACACGATGCACGAAGCAAGGGAGTTGATCGTTCGATTAGGATTAGATATGAAGTTGGGTGATGTGGAATATCAGGGAGATGGAAATAAAGCAACCTTCTACTATACGGCTGATCAACGGGTGGACTTCAGGGAGCTCATCAAGGTGATGGCTGACCAATTCAAGATCAAAATTGAAATGCGTCAGATCGGTGCTCGCCAGGAAGCTGGAAGATTGGGAGGATTAGGTGCTTGCGGAAGAGAACTGTGTTGCTCCACTTGGTTAACAGATTTTAGGTCTGTTTCTACAAGCGCTGCACGTTACCAACAACTCTCACTAAATCCTCAAAAACTGGCTGGTCAGTGCGGAAAGTTAAAATGTTGTCTAAACTACGAGTTAGATCAGTATGTTGAAGCGCTTAAGAAATTTCCTGATACGAAAAAAACAATTCACACAGCCAATGGTCCTGCGGTGCACATCAAGACAGATGTGTTTAAGCAAAAAATGTGGTACCTCGTTAAAGGAGACCGATCATCTTCAATTATCTGCTTGTCGGTAGATAGAGTCTTTGAATTGCATAAACTTCAGAAGTCAGGGAGCAAGATTGGGGATCTCAATGAATTTGCCGAAGTAGAAGAGCCGAAAAATGAACCAGAGTATTCTAACGTAGTAGGTCAAGATGATTTAACACGTTTTGATCAGAAGTTTAAGAAGAAAAAGAAAAGGAATAAACGCAAGGGTAACCGCAATAAAAAAGGCGGTGGACAAGGCGGAGGTTCACAGAACAAATCGAATAACCAAAATAAGGATCAGCAGAAAGGTCAGGGAGGTAACAACCGAAGAAATAACAAGCGAAAAGGAGGGAATAACAGAAACAACAACCAAAATAGAGGAAAGGGTAATAACCCTCAAGGATCTAATAAGAATAATGACAAGAAAACTGACTAAACATATCCTTTTTCCAGTTTTGCTGACTTTTATTCTGATGACTTCATGTACGGATGGAGACATCATGATGGAAGATACTACTCCAATAGCTGGTCAGCAGTGGAACGCGCAGGATACGATCATGTTCTCTTTTGAAATTGAGGATACGACCAGTTACTTTGATTTCTTCATGAACCTAAGGACCACTACAAGCTATGAATACGCTAATTGTTTTGTTTTTGCAACGTTAGAATCTCCTACGATGTTAGCGGTAGATACGATTAATATTCCATTAGCAGATCCATCCAGTGGAAGATGGTTGGGAGAAGTGTCTGGAAGTATGGTGGAAAATCATGTGCTATTCATGAAGAATGTGCGCTTCCACGAACTTGGAGAATATAAGATTCGATTTGTTCAAGGTATGCGGGATAATCCACTTGGAGAAATCTCAGACGTAGGTTTGACCGTCAAGAAAGTTAACCAATAATTTCTGATTTAATTGGCAAAGAAGGCGAAAAATAAAGTAGCCAAGAATAAGGGTGTTAAGAAAGCTGTTGAAGGCTTGTCTAGAGGACAGAAAATCGCCCTGTTGATTGGTACATGGGTCGTAGTTTTTATTCCTATCATGTTTGTTTACGGTATGCTCTGGTCCATTGGAGAAGACGAATTACCGTCCATTTATCAACTCGAAAACCCAAGGTCGGATGAAGCGAGCCTAGTGTACGATGCTAAGGGAGAACTCTTAGGAACCTATTATGTCTCTAACCGCACGAAAGTAGCTTATCAGCAGTTGTCACCATACTTAATTGATGCCCTCGTAGCAACAGAAGATGAGCGTTTCTTTGAGCACTCTGGTGTAGACGGTTGGGCATTGATGCGAGCGGTTGGTGGCGCAATGACGTTGCAAAATAAGGGTGGGGGAAGCACAATCACACAGCAGTTAGCAAAAATGATGTTTCATGATCCTCCAGGCTCTACCTTTGGACGAATCAGACAGAAATTTGGAGAGTGGATCATTGCTGGACAATTAGAGAAACGCTACACCAAGAAAGAGATCATCGCAATGTATTTCAATGAGTTTGACTTCTTACATACTGCAGTTGGTGTTCACTCTGCTGCAAGAGTCTACTTCAATAAAAATTCAGCTGACCTAGAAATTCAAGAAGCGGCTATGTTGGTAGGGATGTTCAAGAACCCTGGGATTTATAACCCGTTGAATGATTCAACCACAGCAGTGACCAGAAGAAATGTTGTTCTGAAGCAAATGCAAAAGAATGATATGCTCACCAATGAGCAATACGATTCTCTGGTCAAATTACCACTGGTTACGGATTATCATCCAGAAACACACGTGACAGGCCTTGCCCCTTATTTCCGTGAAATGGTTAAGCAAGAAGCGCAAGCAATACTCAATGTAGTTGGTGCTCAAAACACCTACGGAGAACCGGTTAATATTTACACCGATGGACTGAAGATTTACACAACTTTGGATGCTGATATGCAAAAGCATGCTGAGTGGGCGGTAGAGAAACATTTGTCAAGCGAATTACAAGCACTGCTAGATGAAGATGTAGAGGATAATAAAAACTATCCGTTCTCCAATCAAATAGCTTCGTTAGACGCAGCAAACTACTTAATGAATGAAGTTAAGAAATCTGATCGGTACAAGCATTTAGCAGCAAGAGGTTGGACGGAATCAAAGATCCTGGAGAATTTCAACACTAAAACCACGCTAAAAGTGTTTGACTGGCATACAAAAGGGCATTCCAAAACGGTTGAAATGACTCCAATGGACAGCGTTAAGTATCACATGAAGATCTTGCGCGCTGGGTTGGTTTCAATCGACCCTCATACAGGATTCATCAAGGCCTATGTTGGAGGTCCAGACTATGAATGGTTTAAGTACGACTATGCCAGAAACTCAAAAAGACAAGTGGGTTCTACCATCAAACCTTTTGTCTATGCTGCTGGAATTGAATCGGGTGTGATCACCCCTTGCACAGAAGTCCCCATGATCGAATATTGCGTAGAAATGCCTGATGGTAAAATGTGGTGTCCTAGTGGTAATAATTTTGATGGTACGATGACTCCGATGTACTGGGGACTGGCAAGTTCAAATAACCCTGTCACGACCTATGTGATCAAGAAAACAGGAGGGAATAATGCTCGTGTGGTGAAATACCTAAAAGCCATGGGTATGAATAATTCAACGGTAGAAGAGGTGCCGTCATTAGGCTTAGGTATTTGTGATCAATCCGTGTTAGATATGACCGCAGCTCATGCGGTTTTGAGTAATCATGGGTTTCATAATAAGCCCATTGCCATCCTTCGAATTGAAGATGCGAGTGGAAAAGTACTTTATGAAGCCAATGTTGAGCCGAATCAGGTGATGGAACCTGAGGTTGCTTTTGATGTGCTTAAAATGATGAAAGGTGTTACGGGAGTTCAAAGACCTGCTGATGGTAAGTGGGGAGGAACGGCTATGAGGATCAGAAGTTCTAAGTATGATTACCAGTTTAATGGAACAATGGCGGGTAAAACCGGTACTACTCAAGGGAATACAGATGGTTGGTTCATTGGGCATACATCTGATTTGGTCACAGGAGTTTGGGTAGGATGTGATCATAGAGCAGTACGATTCTCAAGTACCAAATACGGTCAAGGAGCCAATACGGGACTACCCATTTGGGGATACTACATGAGTAAAGTGTATAAGGATAGCAAGATCAAAATATCTCACGGTGATTTTGAACCTGTTCATCCAGGTGAACCAACCGTGATAGAATGTGCTGTGGATAGTAGTGAGGTCGATCCATTCGACACCTGGCCTTCTTTTTAACGTTTCTTAAATGACATTTTGTCACATTTTTCCTTTTTTGATGTACCTTTGCCCCTCTAAGAAAAGGACATGGAAAACAAAGTTATAGACGAAGGTAGACAAGGAGAGGCTTTAGTTCGTGAAGGAAGCGGAGATGGAAGGAAGCTATATATAGAAAGTTATGGATGCCAAATGAATTTCTCAGATAGCGAGATCGTGGCTTCTATCCTTGAAAAAGAAGGGTATTCTACCACTCGAAACGTAGATGAAGCAGATGTGGTCATGCTAAATACTTGCTCTATTCGTGAGAAAGCAGAGACTACTGTAAGAAATCGACTGCAGCATTTCAAAAAGCAAAAAGATACGAATCCAAGTCTAGTGGTTGGTGTGCTTGGATGTATGGCTGAGCGAATGAAGGAATCACTTTTGGAAGAGGAAAAATTGGTAGATGTAGTTGTTGGACCTGATGCCTACCGTGATCTTCCAAACCTGATCGACCAGGTAGATAGTGGACAAAAGGCGGTCAACGTTTTGCTCTCTAGAGAAGAAACATATGCTGATATTAGTCCTGTTAAGTTAGGCGGAAATGGAGTTACTGCATTTATTTCGATCATGAGAGGATGTGATAACATGTGTTCCTTCTGTGTGGTGCCATTTACTAGAGGACGAGAGCGATCTAGAAACCCATTGAGTATTGTTGCTGAAGCCAGAGATCTATTCGAAAGGGGTTACCGAGAAGTGACGTTGTTGGGACAAAATGTGGATAGTTACAGATGGAATATTTCCAAGAAAGGAGAGATT
This genomic interval carries:
- a CDS encoding DUF6695 family protein, with the protein product MGKGIAIVIAWPDTKCKQAGAWYDALMSLVGINKEGYYKVGHAAIVLVEHQSGKARYFDFGRYHSPSGTGRVRSDVTDHDLGIRTNVKFDNNHYPTNLDELFNELNNNPSCHGDGFLRAGWIPANFKDGIAMAEKMQRRGFIPYGPFTTKGTNCSRFVKRVAVAASQSNKHKLKLTVQWTGSPSPIGNVKRVGEYPQSKIGEVAW
- a CDS encoding AI-2E family transporter — encoded protein: MLQKTAYTLIILIAIVVTLSFGQSLIIPFVFALLLWFIVRMMRIQFDKIPFVKKRFPSWLKNLVPSLIILVILGVASKVISTNIQDLAESYEKYEANIDLLIDQASDAFGIDIMSILKGQSGDLDFGTILSSIFDSLTDILGSAFMILIYGLFIFLEEVFFKTKLQHAFSKAEQYDKVSHILGNIQKSVTTYLGMKTLISLITGVASYIALIIIGIDSPIFWAFLIFLLNFIPTIGSLVGTLFPATFCLLQFGEFTPGIMVLVFVGAIQVVVGNILEPRLMGNSMNISPLVAIASLTIWGAIWGVTGMILSVPITVITIIVFSEFPQTRPIAILLSEKGIIKDINK
- a CDS encoding PSP1 domain-containing protein produces the protein MSCSNCSNNSGGVPNGCKSNGNCGSGGCDRMAVFDWLADIQVPTGRSVFDVIEVSFKNGRKGFYRNEKGLQIFKGDTVVVETSPGHDVGIVTLTGELVKHQMKRKNVKSAPHELRKVYRKATETDLERWKAARSKEYDTMHEARELIVRLGLDMKLGDVEYQGDGNKATFYYTADQRVDFRELIKVMADQFKIKIEMRQIGARQEAGRLGGLGACGRELCCSTWLTDFRSVSTSAARYQQLSLNPQKLAGQCGKLKCCLNYELDQYVEALKKFPDTKKTIHTANGPAVHIKTDVFKQKMWYLVKGDRSSSIICLSVDRVFELHKLQKSGSKIGDLNEFAEVEEPKNEPEYSNVVGQDDLTRFDQKFKKKKKRNKRKGNRNKKGGGQGGGSQNKSNNQNKDQQKGQGGNNRRNNKRKGGNNRNNNQNRGKGNNPQGSNKNNDKKTD
- a CDS encoding gliding motility lipoprotein GldH; the encoded protein is MTRKLTKHILFPVLLTFILMTSCTDGDIMMEDTTPIAGQQWNAQDTIMFSFEIEDTTSYFDFFMNLRTTTSYEYANCFVFATLESPTMLAVDTINIPLADPSSGRWLGEVSGSMVENHVLFMKNVRFHELGEYKIRFVQGMRDNPLGEISDVGLTVKKVNQ
- a CDS encoding transglycosylase domain-containing protein — protein: MAKKAKNKVAKNKGVKKAVEGLSRGQKIALLIGTWVVVFIPIMFVYGMLWSIGEDELPSIYQLENPRSDEASLVYDAKGELLGTYYVSNRTKVAYQQLSPYLIDALVATEDERFFEHSGVDGWALMRAVGGAMTLQNKGGGSTITQQLAKMMFHDPPGSTFGRIRQKFGEWIIAGQLEKRYTKKEIIAMYFNEFDFLHTAVGVHSAARVYFNKNSADLEIQEAAMLVGMFKNPGIYNPLNDSTTAVTRRNVVLKQMQKNDMLTNEQYDSLVKLPLVTDYHPETHVTGLAPYFREMVKQEAQAILNVVGAQNTYGEPVNIYTDGLKIYTTLDADMQKHAEWAVEKHLSSELQALLDEDVEDNKNYPFSNQIASLDAANYLMNEVKKSDRYKHLAARGWTESKILENFNTKTTLKVFDWHTKGHSKTVEMTPMDSVKYHMKILRAGLVSIDPHTGFIKAYVGGPDYEWFKYDYARNSKRQVGSTIKPFVYAAGIESGVITPCTEVPMIEYCVEMPDGKMWCPSGNNFDGTMTPMYWGLASSNNPVTTYVIKKTGGNNARVVKYLKAMGMNNSTVEEVPSLGLGICDQSVLDMTAAHAVLSNHGFHNKPIAILRIEDASGKVLYEANVEPNQVMEPEVAFDVLKMMKGVTGVQRPADGKWGGTAMRIRSSKYDYQFNGTMAGKTGTTQGNTDGWFIGHTSDLVTGVWVGCDHRAVRFSSTKYGQGANTGLPIWGYYMSKVYKDSKIKISHGDFEPVHPGEPTVIECAVDSSEVDPFDTWPSF
- the miaB gene encoding tRNA (N6-isopentenyl adenosine(37)-C2)-methylthiotransferase MiaB; this encodes MENKVIDEGRQGEALVREGSGDGRKLYIESYGCQMNFSDSEIVASILEKEGYSTTRNVDEADVVMLNTCSIREKAETTVRNRLQHFKKQKDTNPSLVVGVLGCMAERMKESLLEEEKLVDVVVGPDAYRDLPNLIDQVDSGQKAVNVLLSREETYADISPVKLGGNGVTAFISIMRGCDNMCSFCVVPFTRGRERSRNPLSIVAEARDLFERGYREVTLLGQNVDSYRWNISKKGEIVDENIPTTNFAQLLEMVAKVDPDLRVRFSTSHPKDMTNDVLETMAKYENICEYIHLPVQSGNSDVLKKMNRGYTREWYMDRIAAIRRIMPECAISTDIITGFCEETEEQHQDTLSLMREVEYEFAYMFFYSERPKTLAERKYEDNVPLEVKKRRLQEVIEIQNESSLKANKKAVGKVHKVLIEGPSKRSDDFLCGRNTQNAMIVFPRENYKKGEYVNVMVEDCTRATLLGSVIK